One part of the Roseomonas gilardii genome encodes these proteins:
- a CDS encoding SDR family NAD(P)-dependent oxidoreductase, whose translation MRIRFDGITVAVTGAGHGFGRRIARDFEGLGARVFACDLSAEELAETAAGTGIATEAFDLTAPGAARGWIARVEEASGGPVGVLVCNAGGVRGQVMHPLEEVPEADWHALFDINLHAAFNLCAAVAPGMKRAGTGRIVTVSSSAGLRASLTGIQAYCAAKHGLVGLTRQLCHELGPHGITVNSVAPGFAPTNPASIAQFESYGPEGQKALLEGIALRRLGTAQDIANAVLFFASPLASWISGEVLSVNGGR comes from the coding sequence ATGCGGATTCGATTCGACGGCATCACCGTGGCGGTAACCGGCGCGGGGCATGGCTTCGGGCGCCGCATCGCCCGCGACTTCGAGGGGCTGGGCGCGCGGGTCTTCGCCTGCGACCTCTCGGCGGAGGAGCTGGCGGAAACCGCCGCGGGCACCGGCATCGCGACCGAGGCCTTCGACCTCACCGCCCCCGGCGCCGCGCGCGGCTGGATCGCCCGGGTCGAGGAAGCGAGCGGCGGGCCGGTCGGCGTGCTGGTCTGCAATGCCGGGGGCGTGCGAGGCCAGGTGATGCACCCGCTGGAAGAGGTGCCGGAGGCGGACTGGCACGCGCTGTTCGACATAAACCTGCACGCCGCCTTCAACCTTTGCGCCGCCGTGGCACCCGGCATGAAGCGCGCCGGCACGGGACGGATCGTCACCGTCAGCAGCAGCGCGGGGCTGCGCGCCTCGCTCACCGGCATCCAGGCCTATTGCGCCGCCAAGCACGGGCTGGTCGGGCTGACCCGGCAGCTCTGCCACGAACTCGGCCCGCATGGCATCACCGTGAACTCCGTGGCGCCCGGCTTCGCCCCCACCAATCCCGCCAGCATCGCGCAGTTCGAGAGCTATGGCCCCGAGGGCCAGAAGGCGCTGCTGGAGGGCATCGCCCTGCGTCGCCTCGGCACGGCGCAGGACATCGCCAACGCGGTGCTGTTCTTCGCAAGTCCCCTCGCCTCCTGGATCAGCGGCGAGGTGCTGAGCGTGAATGGCGGGCGCTGA
- a CDS encoding DNA-3-methyladenine glycosylase family protein, which translates to MSNREARRHLSRDPVLAPVIAQVGACRLKPVGGREPYEALVRAIAHQQVHGRAAEAMLNRLIALAPDHPFPPPAGILALPEGALRSCGFSGAKQAAILDIAHKSAAGWVPTRRAATRMTDEALIERLVALRGVGRWTVEMLLIFTLGRADILPVDDFGVREGYRLAAGLESQPRPRDLATIGEAWAPFRSAASWYLWRAADLHKAGQFRMPQAI; encoded by the coding sequence ATGAGCAATCGCGAAGCCCGCCGCCACCTGTCCCGCGACCCTGTCCTGGCCCCGGTGATCGCCCAGGTCGGCGCCTGCCGCCTGAAGCCCGTCGGCGGGCGCGAACCCTACGAGGCCCTGGTCCGGGCCATCGCGCACCAGCAGGTGCATGGCCGCGCCGCCGAGGCGATGCTGAACCGCCTGATCGCCCTGGCGCCCGACCATCCCTTCCCGCCCCCGGCCGGCATCCTGGCCCTGCCCGAGGGCGCGCTGCGGTCCTGCGGCTTTTCCGGCGCCAAGCAGGCCGCGATCCTGGACATCGCCCATAAATCCGCCGCCGGCTGGGTGCCCACCCGCCGCGCCGCCACCCGCATGACGGACGAGGCGCTGATCGAGCGCCTGGTGGCGCTGCGCGGCGTCGGCCGCTGGACGGTGGAGATGCTGCTGATCTTCACCCTGGGACGCGCCGACATCCTGCCGGTGGACGATTTCGGAGTGCGCGAGGGCTATCGCCTCGCCGCCGGGCTGGAAAGCCAGCCCCGGCCGCGCGACCTCGCCACGATCGGCGAGGCCTGGGCTCCCTTCCGCTCGGCCGCCTCCTGGTATCTCTGGCGCGCGGCGGACCTCCACAAGGCCGGGCAGTTCCGGATGCCTCAGGCAATCTGA
- a CDS encoding metallophosphoesterase: protein MPLLTRRNLLAAGATLLATGASGSAYAMVVEPGFRLIVQEYRIPMANWGNRPELLICATADLHSGDPWMPLSRVERIVDLANRLQPDLHVVLGDLPGALRGRFRRAFPAPPPEETAWRLGRLEAPLGVFAVTGNHDWWDDREAVLNRQGPPRSARAMAEAGLRLLSNEATRLPLGPPGRGGGVWLSGIDSQQAYWPLMHMEGADDLPAALAPLALDDAPAILLAHEPDIFPRAPARVGLTLSGHTHGGQIRILGYSPIVPSRYGRRYAYGLVEEEGRRLVVSGGLGCSRYPIRFGVPPELTLVRLGPPGKA, encoded by the coding sequence ATGCCTTTGCTGACCCGCCGGAACCTGCTGGCCGCTGGCGCCACGCTCCTGGCCACCGGCGCTTCCGGTTCCGCCTATGCGATGGTGGTGGAACCCGGCTTCCGCCTCATCGTGCAGGAATACCGGATTCCCATGGCCAACTGGGGAAACCGGCCGGAACTCCTGATCTGCGCCACCGCCGACCTGCACAGCGGCGATCCCTGGATGCCGCTCAGCCGCGTGGAGCGCATCGTGGACCTGGCGAACCGGCTGCAGCCCGACCTGCATGTGGTGCTGGGCGACCTGCCGGGCGCGCTGCGCGGGCGCTTCCGCCGCGCCTTCCCCGCCCCGCCGCCGGAGGAGACCGCCTGGCGCCTCGGCCGGCTGGAGGCGCCGCTGGGCGTCTTCGCGGTGACGGGCAACCACGACTGGTGGGACGACCGGGAGGCCGTGCTGAACCGGCAGGGCCCGCCCCGCTCCGCCCGCGCCATGGCCGAGGCGGGGCTGCGCCTCCTGTCCAACGAGGCGACGCGCCTGCCGCTCGGCCCCCCGGGGCGCGGCGGCGGCGTCTGGCTCAGCGGCATCGACAGCCAGCAGGCCTACTGGCCGTTGATGCACATGGAGGGGGCGGACGACCTGCCTGCCGCCCTGGCCCCTCTGGCGCTGGACGACGCCCCGGCCATCCTGCTGGCGCACGAGCCCGATATCTTCCCGCGCGCCCCCGCCCGGGTCGGCCTGACCCTGTCCGGCCATACCCATGGCGGGCAGATCCGCATCCTGGGCTATTCCCCGATCGTGCCCTCGCGCTACGGGCGCCGCTATGCCTATGGGCTGGTCGAGGAGGAAGGGCGGCGGCTGGTCGTCTCGGGCGGGCTGGGCTGCAGCCGCTACCCGATCCGCTTCGGCGTGCCGCCGGAGCTCACCCTGGTCAGGCTCGGTCCTCCAGGAAAGGCGTGA
- a CDS encoding alpha/beta fold hydrolase: MRLKMLESGAGEPVALLHGLFGQGRNFGLVQRNLSERHRVLALDLRNHGDSPHEARMDYPAMAGDVAETLRAAEARPAAVLGHSMGGKVAMMLALADPGAVSRLVVADIAPRGYRPTFGAYAAAMRAIPLRPGLTRKEADAALVEAVPEAGVRAFLLQNLDLAAEPPRWRIGLEEIAAAMDGIVGWPDLPAGSRYDGPVLILRGESSDYIRPRDEDGIRALFPRARFATVAKAGHWLHAENPAGFLEALTPFLEDRA, encoded by the coding sequence ATGCGCCTGAAGATGCTCGAATCCGGGGCGGGGGAACCCGTCGCCCTGCTGCACGGGCTGTTCGGCCAGGGGCGGAATTTCGGCCTCGTGCAGCGGAACCTCTCGGAGCGGCATCGCGTCCTGGCGCTCGACCTCCGCAACCATGGCGACAGCCCGCACGAGGCCCGCATGGACTACCCGGCCATGGCGGGGGACGTGGCGGAGACGCTGCGGGCGGCGGAGGCACGGCCGGCGGCGGTGCTGGGCCATTCCATGGGGGGCAAGGTGGCGATGATGCTGGCGCTCGCCGATCCGGGCGCCGTGTCGCGGCTGGTGGTGGCCGATATCGCGCCGCGCGGCTATCGCCCCACCTTCGGCGCCTATGCGGCGGCCATGCGGGCCATCCCCTTGCGGCCGGGGCTGACGCGCAAGGAGGCCGATGCCGCGCTGGTGGAAGCGGTGCCGGAGGCGGGGGTGCGGGCCTTCCTGCTGCAGAACCTGGACCTTGCCGCCGAGCCGCCGCGCTGGCGGATCGGGCTGGAGGAGATCGCGGCGGCGATGGACGGCATCGTCGGCTGGCCGGACCTGCCGGCGGGCTCGCGCTATGACGGGCCGGTGCTGATCCTGCGCGGCGAGAGCAGCGACTATATCCGCCCGCGGGATGAGGACGGCATCCGCGCGCTGTTTCCCCGGGCGCGCTTCGCCACGGTGGCGAAGGCGGGGCACTGGCTGCATGCCGAGAATCCGGCCGGCTTCCTGGAGGCGCTCACGCCTTTCCTGGAGGACCGAGCCTGA
- a CDS encoding NAD(P)H-quinone oxidoreductase — MALPDSMRFIEHGEGGAPEVMRIAQGPLPQPKPEEILIRVLVAGVNRPDVAQRQGSYPPPPGASPVLGLEAAGEVVACGANVGRWRVGDRVCALTNGGAYAEYVTAPETQCLPWPDNYDALRAAALPENFFTVWANLFGLGRLKAGETALVHGGTSGIGITAIQLGEAFGARMLATAGSAGKVAACREFGAAEAWNYREQDFVEEVKRLTGGKGIDAILDMVGGSYFPRNLRCLGQDGRLVMIAFLEGPKAAEVDLRPIMVRRLTVTGSTLRPRTAAEKGAIAQALEGQVWPLLAAGRCAPRIHARFPLEKAAEAHALMESSAHIGKIMLEVAA; from the coding sequence ATGGCACTGCCGGACAGCATGCGCTTCATCGAGCACGGCGAGGGCGGTGCGCCCGAGGTGATGCGGATCGCCCAGGGGCCTCTGCCGCAGCCGAAGCCGGAGGAGATCCTGATCCGCGTGCTGGTCGCGGGGGTGAACCGGCCCGACGTGGCGCAGCGCCAGGGCAGCTATCCGCCGCCGCCCGGCGCCAGCCCGGTGCTGGGGTTGGAGGCGGCCGGCGAGGTGGTGGCCTGCGGCGCCAATGTCGGCCGCTGGCGCGTGGGTGACCGGGTCTGCGCCCTGACCAATGGCGGCGCCTATGCGGAATACGTGACGGCGCCGGAAACCCAGTGCCTGCCCTGGCCGGACAACTATGACGCGCTGCGGGCGGCGGCGCTGCCGGAGAACTTCTTCACCGTCTGGGCGAACCTGTTCGGCCTCGGGCGGCTGAAGGCGGGCGAGACGGCGCTGGTGCATGGCGGCACCTCCGGCATCGGCATCACCGCGATCCAGCTCGGCGAGGCCTTCGGCGCGCGGATGCTGGCCACCGCCGGCAGCGCCGGGAAGGTGGCGGCCTGCCGCGAATTCGGCGCGGCGGAGGCCTGGAACTACAGGGAGCAGGATTTCGTCGAGGAGGTGAAGCGCCTGACCGGCGGCAAGGGGATCGACGCGATCCTGGACATGGTCGGAGGCTCCTATTTCCCCCGGAACCTGCGCTGCCTGGGGCAGGACGGGCGGCTGGTGATGATCGCCTTCCTGGAGGGCCCCAAGGCTGCCGAGGTGGATCTGCGGCCGATCATGGTCCGGCGGCTGACCGTCACCGGCTCCACGCTGCGGCCCCGCACGGCGGCGGAGAAGGGTGCCATCGCCCAGGCGCTGGAAGGGCAGGTCTGGCCGCTGCTTGCCGCCGGGCGCTGCGCGCCGCGCATCCATGCCCGCTTCCCGCTGGAGAAGGCGGCCGAGGCGCATGCGCTGATGGAGAGCAGCGCCCATATCGGCAAGATCATGCTGGAGGTGGCGGCCTGA
- a CDS encoding ABC transporter substrate-binding protein yields the protein MPPAARRPLLAGLAALLLPVARPALGQAPGMGGGAGGAPTGTGQALPPAATPGEWRLGALFPFTGPFALMGDEAYRGLEMAADERNEAGGLAGRQIRLLRGDASDQTQAVSEVRRLTSGEGRVACVFGTAVSALALTASQVTEALGTPYFELGAIADALTGRGARYVFRSCPRATDFGRLSVDAVADHLAPAWKADPRALRITILAEDGPYGQSVAAAQEDRLRARGIPLAARLAFPSRTTDLGTLLGQLRAARAEVVLHSAYPGDVVPFFRAMREARWQPRMVIGAGGAYSLSDTARSLGNEIEGVMNVDVTPFATEEAAAPGAGLFAEAYKRKYGAEPRSGHSLATYAGAAIFLEALGRASSAEKERLRAAVLATDLPEGKAVTGWGARFDESGQNTRARPLLAQWQDGRLVTVAPAVAAAGKLRGGFGAVRTAPP from the coding sequence ATGCCTCCTGCCGCGCGCCGCCCCCTGCTGGCGGGCCTCGCCGCCCTCCTTTTGCCCGTTGCCCGGCCTGCCCTGGGGCAGGCCCCGGGCATGGGCGGCGGCGCAGGCGGGGCCCCGACCGGAACGGGCCAGGCCTTGCCGCCCGCCGCCACGCCGGGGGAATGGCGCCTTGGAGCCCTCTTCCCCTTCACCGGCCCCTTCGCCCTGATGGGCGACGAGGCCTATCGCGGGCTGGAAATGGCGGCGGACGAGCGCAACGAGGCCGGCGGCCTCGCCGGCCGCCAGATCCGCCTGCTGCGTGGGGATGCCTCGGACCAGACCCAGGCGGTGAGCGAGGTCCGACGCCTGACCTCCGGGGAGGGCCGGGTCGCCTGCGTCTTCGGCACCGCCGTCTCCGCCCTGGCCCTGACCGCCTCCCAGGTCACCGAGGCACTGGGCACGCCCTATTTCGAGCTCGGCGCCATCGCCGATGCGCTGACCGGGCGCGGCGCCCGCTATGTCTTCCGCAGCTGCCCGCGCGCCACGGATTTCGGCCGCCTCTCGGTGGATGCCGTGGCCGACCATCTCGCCCCCGCCTGGAAGGCCGATCCCAGGGCCCTGCGCATCACCATCCTGGCGGAGGACGGCCCCTATGGGCAGAGCGTCGCCGCCGCCCAGGAGGACCGGCTGCGCGCGCGGGGCATCCCGCTCGCCGCCCGCCTGGCCTTTCCGTCCCGCACCACGGATCTCGGCACGCTGCTCGGCCAGCTCCGCGCGGCGCGGGCCGAGGTGGTGCTGCACAGCGCCTATCCCGGCGATGTCGTCCCCTTCTTCCGGGCCATGCGGGAGGCGCGCTGGCAGCCGCGCATGGTGATCGGCGCCGGCGGGGCCTACAGCCTCAGCGATACCGCCCGCAGCCTGGGGAACGAGATCGAGGGGGTGATGAACGTCGATGTCACCCCCTTCGCCACGGAGGAGGCGGCCGCCCCCGGCGCCGGCCTCTTCGCCGAGGCCTACAAGCGCAAATACGGGGCCGAGCCGCGCTCCGGCCACAGCCTTGCCACCTATGCCGGCGCCGCGATCTTCCTGGAGGCGCTGGGCCGCGCCAGCAGCGCCGAGAAGGAGCGCCTCCGCGCCGCGGTGCTGGCCACCGACCTGCCGGAGGGCAAGGCCGTCACCGGCTGGGGCGCCCGCTTCGACGAGAGCGGCCAGAACACCCGCGCCCGCCCGCTGCTGGCGCAATGGCAGGATGGCCGGCTGGTGACGGTGGCCCCGGCCGTGGCGGCGGCAGGCAAGCTGCGGGGCGGTTTCGGCGCGGTGCGGACCGCGCCACCCTGA
- a CDS encoding Bug family tripartite tricarboxylate transporter substrate binding protein, translating into MRRRTLTGAALATVAAPAVLRAQGSWPNQPIRLVVPFAAGGPTDIPARLIADELSKQLPQRVVVENRTGAGVVVGSDVVAKAPKDGSVFLYTTIAHATLRAIFAKLPFDPIADFTPVTMTGVIPMLMMVNKDLPAKTLQEFIALAKANPGKFDYASTGAGAALHLASELFLKQAGGLKVNHVPYRGSAAAMPDLLSGTVVMMLDVANNALPFVQRGEVRGLAVSSSKRLPQLPDLPTFSEAGVPGYEAYTWHMIFAPAGTPPAIVQAMNEATNKVMAMESVQKRLSDLTMETRSNFTPEATGDFLKTEIAKWEPIIKEAGITAG; encoded by the coding sequence ATGAGGCGTCGTACCCTGACCGGGGCTGCCCTCGCGACCGTTGCCGCGCCCGCCGTGCTGCGCGCCCAGGGCAGTTGGCCGAACCAGCCGATCCGCCTCGTGGTGCCCTTCGCCGCCGGCGGGCCGACCGACATCCCGGCCCGGCTGATCGCGGACGAGCTGTCGAAGCAGTTGCCGCAGCGGGTGGTGGTGGAGAACCGCACCGGGGCCGGTGTGGTCGTGGGCTCCGACGTGGTGGCCAAGGCGCCGAAGGACGGCTCGGTCTTCCTCTACACCACCATCGCCCATGCCACGTTGCGGGCGATCTTCGCCAAGCTGCCCTTCGACCCGATCGCGGATTTCACGCCCGTCACCATGACCGGCGTGATCCCGATGCTGATGATGGTGAACAAGGACCTGCCGGCGAAGACGCTGCAGGAGTTCATCGCCCTGGCGAAGGCCAATCCGGGCAAGTTCGACTATGCCAGCACCGGCGCCGGGGCGGCGCTGCACCTGGCGAGCGAGCTGTTCCTGAAGCAGGCCGGCGGGCTGAAGGTGAACCACGTGCCTTATCGTGGCTCCGCGGCCGCGATGCCGGACCTGCTGAGCGGCACCGTGGTGATGATGCTGGACGTGGCCAACAACGCGCTGCCCTTCGTGCAGCGGGGCGAGGTGCGCGGCCTGGCGGTCTCCTCCTCCAAGCGGCTGCCCCAGCTCCCCGACCTGCCGACCTTCTCCGAGGCCGGGGTGCCGGGCTACGAGGCCTATACCTGGCACATGATCTTCGCCCCCGCCGGCACGCCGCCCGCGATCGTCCAGGCGATGAACGAGGCGACCAACAAGGTCATGGCCATGGAATCCGTGCAGAAGCGCCTGTCGGACCTGACCATGGAAACCCGTTCCAACTTCACGCCCGAGGCCACCGGCGATTTCCTGAAGACCGAGATCGCCAAGTGGGAGCCGATCATCAAGGAAGCCGGGATCACGGCCGGATAA
- a CDS encoding pyridoxal-phosphate dependent enzyme, whose translation MSAPASLRCLVNPRPGIPGLVTLPEGGWRRARAAIMAWPGHAPAPPIDLPEPAAALGLAALHWKEAGRHAGPGGEVRGAEVLGAAYAVQRLLSAELARRGVARAAEAPELESGRLAEATRGITLASGPDAGFALAVAWGARRFHARCVALLPPDSLPAWREALVHQGAEVLECPAGPAGSGCTVRDAARRAEAEGWIFLSDHSWPGQTEVARDVMQGCRLAAEEAFSALPAPPSHVFVPGGSGALAAAVAVQSRRLGGDAPRLVVVEAEGGELMRAAAAAWTGAGQGEAEGDVSLLAWGELERAAFACLAVPSEAVAGAGRSPPAGRAGADRAGERGEAVMAGLLLAARDPAARAALGLDAGSRVLAFGTGEPFAKP comes from the coding sequence ATGAGCGCGCCCGCTTCCCTTCGCTGCCTCGTCAATCCCCGTCCCGGCATACCCGGCCTCGTGACCCTGCCCGAAGGGGGCTGGCGGCGGGCCCGGGCCGCCATCATGGCCTGGCCCGGCCATGCGCCGGCGCCGCCGATCGACCTTCCCGAACCGGCGGCTGCGCTGGGGCTCGCGGCCCTGCACTGGAAGGAGGCGGGACGGCACGCCGGCCCGGGCGGCGAAGTCCGGGGAGCCGAGGTCCTGGGCGCCGCCTATGCGGTGCAGCGCCTGCTGTCGGCGGAGCTGGCGCGGCGCGGCGTGGCGCGGGCGGCGGAGGCACCGGAGCTCGAATCCGGGCGGCTGGCGGAGGCGACGCGGGGTATCACCCTGGCGAGCGGTCCGGATGCCGGCTTCGCCCTGGCCGTGGCCTGGGGGGCACGGCGCTTCCATGCCCGCTGCGTGGCGTTGCTGCCGCCGGATAGCCTGCCCGCCTGGCGCGAGGCGCTCGTGCACCAGGGGGCGGAGGTCCTGGAATGCCCGGCCGGGCCGGCTGGATCGGGGTGCACGGTGCGGGACGCGGCCCGGCGTGCGGAGGCGGAGGGCTGGATCTTCCTGTCGGACCATTCCTGGCCGGGCCAGACCGAGGTGGCGCGCGACGTGATGCAGGGATGCCGCCTCGCGGCGGAGGAAGCCTTCTCCGCTCTTCCCGCGCCGCCCAGCCATGTCTTCGTCCCCGGCGGCAGCGGTGCCCTGGCCGCGGCGGTCGCGGTGCAGTCGCGCCGCCTGGGCGGGGATGCGCCACGGCTGGTCGTGGTGGAGGCGGAGGGTGGGGAGCTGATGCGGGCCGCCGCCGCCGCCTGGACAGGGGCCGGGCAAGGCGAGGCGGAAGGGGACGTATCGCTGCTGGCCTGGGGGGAGCTGGAACGGGCTGCCTTTGCCTGCCTCGCCGTCCCATCGGAGGCGGTGGCCGGGGCGGGGCGGAGCCCGCCTGCCGGGCGTGCGGGGGCAGACCGGGCCGGGGAGCGTGGCGAGGCGGTGATGGCGGGGCTGCTGCTGGCGGCGCGCGATCCGGCGGCGCGGGCAGCCCTGGGCCTCGATGCCGGAAGCCGCGTCCTGGCCTTCGGCACCGGCGAACCCTTTGCCAAGCCGTGA
- a CDS encoding DUF983 domain-containing protein — protein MTQISHAGGEALTDHRPAAPVADAPVVRALAHPVDQDTFPGARWSPRQGPPDTPAGAPALPSLLTAMGRGLRNRCPVCGEGRVFQGFLAVAPACEHCGTPLGRIHADDAPPYFTIFIVGHLLLPPVFWVEKAYQPPMWFHMALWLPLFALVTTLLLRPVKGATVGLMLKLGFGGAEDIPLENQDHIRGGRHDV, from the coding sequence ATGACGCAGATTTCCCATGCGGGCGGGGAGGCCCTGACCGACCACAGGCCCGCCGCCCCCGTGGCGGATGCCCCCGTGGTCCGGGCCCTGGCCCATCCGGTGGACCAGGACACCTTTCCGGGGGCGCGCTGGAGCCCGCGGCAGGGGCCGCCGGATACCCCGGCCGGGGCGCCCGCCCTTCCCTCCCTGCTGACGGCGATGGGGCGCGGGCTCCGGAACCGCTGCCCGGTCTGTGGCGAGGGCCGCGTCTTCCAGGGCTTCCTGGCCGTGGCGCCGGCCTGCGAGCATTGCGGCACGCCGCTGGGGCGCATCCACGCGGACGACGCTCCGCCCTATTTCACCATCTTCATCGTCGGCCATCTGCTGCTGCCGCCGGTCTTCTGGGTGGAGAAGGCCTACCAGCCGCCGATGTGGTTCCACATGGCGCTCTGGCTGCCGCTCTTCGCCCTGGTGACGACGCTGCTGTTGCGGCCGGTGAAGGGGGCCACGGTGGGGCTGATGCTCAAGCTCGGCTTCGGGGGAGCCGAAGACATTCCCCTGGAGAACCAGGACCATATCCGAGGTGGACGGCATGATGTCTGA
- a CDS encoding UPF0262 family protein → MMSDGGAPMGHVTEASQAESQRLVRIELPEGLTPHSPYAEADRAQAVADLLAGNRFDPPGLPPGPYGLHLDLRENRLWLDIRGPSGAPLHGFALSLSPFRRLIKDYLMVVQAHEEAVTQDSHDARIQVIDMGRRGLHDEGAGLLRERLEGKVAVDLVTARLLFTLVCALHSRV, encoded by the coding sequence ATGATGTCTGACGGCGGCGCCCCGATGGGCCATGTCACCGAGGCGTCGCAGGCCGAGAGCCAGCGCCTGGTCCGCATCGAGCTGCCGGAGGGCTTGACGCCGCACAGCCCCTATGCCGAGGCCGACCGTGCCCAGGCGGTGGCCGACCTGCTGGCCGGGAACCGCTTCGACCCGCCCGGACTGCCGCCCGGCCCCTATGGCCTGCACCTGGACCTGCGGGAAAACCGGCTCTGGCTGGACATCCGCGGCCCCAGCGGCGCGCCCCTGCACGGCTTCGCCCTGTCGCTCAGCCCCTTCCGGCGGCTGATCAAGGACTACCTGATGGTCGTCCAGGCGCATGAGGAGGCGGTGACCCAGGACAGCCACGATGCCCGCATCCAGGTCATCGACATGGGCCGGCGCGGGCTGCACGACGAGGGTGCCGGCCTGTTGCGGGAAAGGCTGGAGGGCAAGGTCGCGGTGGACCTCGTCACGGCGCGCCTGCTCTTCACCCTGGTCTGCGCCCTGCACAGCCGCGTGTAG
- the mtnA gene encoding S-methyl-5-thioribose-1-phosphate isomerase, with amino-acid sequence MKIAGVPYRSIWVDEDGWSVRIFDQTKLPWAVETLRLTDEEQVAQAIRSMQTRGAPLIGATAAYGLALALRRDPSTENLERVAAMLGETRPTAINLRWALERMLEALRNQPPERRAEAAYAEAKAICDDDVETNRRIGGHGLELLRDIAARKQAEGRGGEPVNVLTHCNAGWIATVDYGTALSPIYQAHDEGMKVHVWVDETRPRNQGAALTAWELGAHGVPHTVVSDNAGGHLMQHGQVDIVIVGTDRVTRNGDVANKIGTYLKALAAKDNGVPFWVALPHSTYDPRVADGVKEIPIEERSAAEVTDITGRAPDGSLVTVRVAAEGSGAANPAFDVTPARLVTGLITERGRCDASAEGLAGLYPERG; translated from the coding sequence ATGAAGATCGCCGGTGTTCCCTATCGCAGCATCTGGGTGGATGAGGATGGCTGGTCCGTCCGCATCTTCGACCAGACCAAGCTCCCCTGGGCGGTGGAGACCCTCCGCCTGACCGATGAGGAGCAGGTGGCCCAGGCCATCCGCTCCATGCAGACGCGCGGCGCGCCGCTGATCGGCGCCACCGCCGCCTATGGGCTCGCCCTGGCGCTGCGCCGCGACCCCTCCACGGAGAACCTGGAGCGGGTGGCCGCCATGCTGGGCGAGACCCGCCCCACGGCGATCAACCTGCGCTGGGCGCTGGAGCGGATGCTGGAGGCGCTGCGCAACCAGCCGCCGGAGCGCCGCGCCGAGGCCGCCTATGCCGAAGCCAAGGCTATCTGCGACGACGATGTGGAGACCAACCGCCGCATCGGCGGGCATGGGCTGGAGCTGCTGCGCGACATCGCCGCCCGCAAGCAGGCCGAGGGCCGGGGCGGCGAGCCGGTGAACGTGCTCACCCACTGCAATGCCGGCTGGATCGCCACGGTGGATTACGGCACCGCCCTGTCGCCGATCTACCAGGCGCATGACGAGGGCATGAAGGTCCATGTCTGGGTGGACGAGACCCGCCCGCGCAACCAGGGCGCCGCGCTGACCGCCTGGGAGCTGGGCGCCCATGGCGTGCCGCACACGGTGGTTTCCGACAATGCCGGCGGACACCTGATGCAGCACGGGCAGGTCGATATCGTCATCGTCGGCACCGACCGCGTCACCCGCAACGGCGACGTGGCCAACAAGATCGGCACCTATCTCAAGGCGTTGGCCGCGAAGGACAACGGCGTGCCCTTCTGGGTCGCCCTGCCGCATTCGACCTATGACCCGCGCGTGGCCGATGGCGTGAAGGAGATCCCGATCGAGGAACGCTCCGCCGCCGAGGTCACCGACATCACCGGCCGCGCCCCGGACGGATCGCTGGTCACGGTGCGCGTCGCCGCCGAGGGCAGCGGTGCCGCCAACCCGGCCTTCGACGTGACGCCCGCGCGCCTCGTCACCGGCCTCATCACCGAGCGCGGCCGCTGCGACGCCAGCGCCGAGGGTCTGGCCGGGCTCTATCCCGAGCGCGGCTGA
- a CDS encoding anhydro-N-acetylmuramic acid kinase, with translation MSGRLAMAGRADGAVLARLIAHPWLWKGPAGSPEWDGPGRDEAGQAGPGYAGRKHAGPGHARFDRIGFERALRRAGAMALPPADGAAVVVACSALCVAEAARHLPAPPRQWLLAGRGRVNAALRRALAAVLEEPVRTVDAAGFDGMAFPSQALAVLAARAMQGLMAVPDGMMAGEGGRAR, from the coding sequence ATGAGCGGGCGGCTCGCCATGGCGGGGCGGGCCGATGGCGCGGTGCTGGCGAGGCTGATCGCGCATCCCTGGCTGTGGAAGGGGCCGGCCGGCTCGCCGGAGTGGGATGGACCTGGACGGGACGAGGCCGGGCAAGCCGGACCTGGGTATGCCGGACGGAAGCACGCCGGACCCGGGCACGCCCGCTTCGACCGGATCGGCTTCGAACGGGCCCTGCGGCGTGCCGGGGCCATGGCGCTGCCGCCGGCCGATGGCGCGGCGGTGGTGGTGGCCTGTTCCGCACTCTGCGTCGCCGAGGCCGCGCGCCACCTGCCCGCCCCGCCCCGGCAATGGCTGCTGGCCGGGCGCGGCAGGGTCAATGCCGCCCTGCGGCGGGCCCTGGCGGCGGTGCTGGAGGAGCCGGTGCGGACGGTCGATGCGGCGGGCTTCGACGGCATGGCCTTCCCGTCCCAGGCCCTGGCCGTGCTGGCCGCCCGCGCGATGCAGGGCCTGATGGCCGTGCCGGACGGGATGATGGCGGGGGAGGGCGGACGGGCCCGCTGA